GTCTTCATTCTCACTTCTTTTCTTGGTTTGGAGGAATGCATGTGTTTTAGATGTTGATAAGCACTTCTATATGatcttgtttttcttctatcAAATTTTGACATTGTGATTACGCGGATGATTGAACTGTAGATAGCCGTCCAAAACTGGTTGCTGGATCTCCTGAAGGGTACTCAGGGCATGTGGATGGGAGGCTACGAGAAGCAAGGATGGACCATCCTAAAGGAATTGCAATGGATGATCAAGGAAATATATATGTTGCGGATACCATGAATATGGCAGTCAGAAAAATCAGCGATGCTGGTAAACTTTTGAATGTCTGCCTAACATTTGTCCTGATTTATGCATAAACTCTTTATGCTATGAAATCTAACCCATACCAGCATTTGGCTGGCACATCTAATTTAACATGCACATGATCATGGTAATATCATACGGTACTACTAGTTCGATAAGAAAATTAATGTTACTAGAAATTCAATCAAGTATCGTTCATGACTCCATCATGATTTATATAATCTGCAGGAGTTGTAACTATTGCTGGAGGAAAGTCAGCCCGAGGTGGAGGTCATCTTGATGGGCCAAGTGAAGATGCACAATTTTCCAATGACTTTGATGTGGTTTTCGTTGGTAGCAGCTGCTCGCTATTAGTTATAGACAGAGGAAACCAAGCAATTAGAGAGATACAGCTCAATGATGATGACTGTTCACACCAGTATGACGATAACAATCTACAACTTGGTATACCCAACTCTTCTGCTTCTTGGTGTTACCAATTAATTCACCACTGATTATGAAAGAAGTTcagaagaaaatatatattgtccCTGCAGGTGTTGCACTGCTTTGTGCGGCTGTATTTTTCGGTTACATGCTGGCCTTGTTACAACGTAGAATTGGAGCCCTTTTTTCATCTAACAGTGTAAGCAACTATGACCTTGAGAATCCGTTTCTTTGTTCTTTCCCTAATCATAGAATTTATCAAGTATTATCATTCCCTAGGAGTATGTACgaaaaggagatagaacaaaGATGAAAGATGGATGCAATGAGCATAAAATTTACCAGGAATCAAAAAATAGTTCCTTATTTATGTCAACACCAAGCTCCCTACAAATGTGGATTAATAGAAAGGAGCAATTAGTGCGGAACATCATGAACATTTCCTTCTTGATTGGCAGGACGATCAGCGGGCTCCTGTCAGAGGCATGCAACATGCACCATATCAGAGAAATATGAAGTCAGTGAGGCCTCCCATGATTCCGCCAGAAGATGAATACGACAAACAGGATGAAAACCTGTTTCTATCACTAGGAAGGCTTGTTATGAACACTGGGTCGACTGTGGTTGAAATATTTGGAGGAATGTTCTCAGGTTTCAGAAAGAACAGTTACCCCCATCATGTACAGCAGCACTACCATTACAATCACAAACAATCGAGTACATGGCCAATGCAGGAAAGCTATGTAATTCGAGATGAAGATGAGGCCCCACCCCTTGATACCAGAGACCCTACACCCCGAAAAACCTATCCAATCATGAACAAAGACCCGGAGAAACCACGACATATCAGACAAAGTCAATCACATTATGTAGGATGGAATGGCAATGCACATGGGCATGGCAATTttcagcaacaacaacatcaacatcaacaacagTTTCTTCCACAAGTGTATCAGCATCACGACAAGCACCAGTCATCAAGTCCTCAAACATACTACGAGGAAAGCTGTGAAACGAAAGAGATTGTATTTGGAGCAGTTCAAGAACAGGATGGACGACGTGAAACAATGGTGATAAAAGCAGTTGATTATGGGGATCCTGCTTATAATAATCACAACGTTCGATCCAGGTATAACTACAGCACGCGTTACTCATTCTGATGGTAATAGCTAGACCACCATTGCGAAAAACATCAACTTGTACTCTGTCTGGATTTCACTTGTTGTATCTTTCATAGGGCAATGGATATGATCATAGAAAACAGCACCAACAAAGTATATGAATTCTGAATTTCTTTTGTAATCCATAACTTATAGTgaatctttttgagaattaagtaTATTTGTTTTTTCACATTTAGAAGCCTGATTGAAATTTATACAGTTAAATTTATACTTGTGGTTTAAAGAGGCAGGACAAGTAAATTGAATCTATCGAGATAACGAAATGTATAAGCAATAAAAGTTGAATGAAATTAAAAGATTAAGCAATTGTGGCCTATTTCAGCCTGATTTGATGTTGTTTATAGAGAAATTCAAATAtagaattaataataataataaattattagatGATCTACGACATGAAGAAAATGCTTTTGATAAGACGTTGAGTAGTGTGGagatcaattttcttttaaaacaatCAATAATGACCTAAATATAAAGTAAACTTAAAGAAATCTCTCATGCATACTAGTCCAAAAACAGGTCTAACTTGAGTTTTCAAAGGAACTTTAATTTGTCCCCAAGCAAACACATGAAAATAACTTCACTATACCTTCTTACTTGGGTATTACTGAAATGACTTATGGAATGTGTGACGCAAGAGGATCAATCTCACCCTCAACGTTTTGTTCATATCTCGATTATTTCATCTAGTACctgttatttttttcattaatatgtATTTCGCTATTTGTAAGAACTTAGACACCTCAATAGTAAGTATATACAAATTGAAGCAAATGGCCTTATTTAATAAGTACTACTACAAGTTacaaaaatgactttttaatCACTCAAAGCTTTTAAGAGAAGAGTCATCAACTTGACCAGTAGTAATGCTTTTTTCTCAAGTAACATCACTGTGAATAACTAACTGAAATAGGACACATGCATCGTGGTCAATGACTAGTATATCATGGCACGCAAAATTTTGTGTGACGCAATAATTTAGCacccaaaattttatatttggaaaaatacaaaatttacaatAGTTACGGAAACAAGCTTTTGCAGAAATGCTGAATAAAATTAAGTACAAATCACAATAGATCCTTGTGATGCGGCCCTTCTCTATTTCTATTTCTTGCAAGCATAATCCACAGCCCGTCAAGCAAATGCCAATACGATGGAAAGTTGAAACAACAGTAATTTTGTAAACATAACATAGAAATAAATTCATATAGATGATAAAGACAAATCAAATTAACATTATTGATGTTTacgaaaaaaaatagaaatcaaagTAGAATATATAGTTAGCTGCCGGTTATATTAGAGTACTCgtcaataaaattttgaaaaattaaataaaagatttaaagaaaatgcgCAGTGATGAATAATTACGAACTGTGTATGTACTATTGCAACTTCGGACATAAACTGCattcaaaaaagataaattatatattaggGTCAAAATTGTTCTaagataatataaaaagaaacataattCTCTCTACCAAACGAATGTGAAGCACTTAACAATCAGAATAATATCAATTGTGTTCATTGTGTACCACATTATGGCCTTCCCCAGGACTCGGACCCGAGTTCTTGGCTTCAGTTAGAGAAACTGATGAGCCACCaagttgatgaactttcatgcGTTGGCTATGAGAATTTGAATGGTTGATTGATTCATTAGAATGATTTGTGATTGGACGGCATTGGATGCAAGTGACTAagaaaaagaaggttaagaaaaTAGCTAAAGATTTTGTTGTGCccattttcatatttgatttgatagataattgtgagaaaaagttgaaagaaaaaataattgtgaaGAATGAGTAGTAGTATTTATAAATTTGATGGTCGAAAATGATGGCGTAAACTTGACTCATTACCATACAAATTGCATTTTTAACGTTAACTTACTACTAAATTCTAATCAACAACTACCGCGAACAACAGGGGAATTCACCTCAAAATATTTCTCTCCTTTTTCAACTTTGAATTTGGTCAAAACAATTCGAGTTCAAGTCTCCTACTAAATCATATttctcatgaattttttttttgaaatattaaatatatgagactACAAAATTGTACCTTAAATAAATGCCCACCACTTTGTCAAATGCAAATAAGGTAATATAAATCACACAAACTCtcaatatttgtttattaaaatgtttgatAAAGTTCTGAAATTTTAGTCCATCACTTGACTGATAGTATGAACATATGCTTCACTATTGCCTTTGAACTTCACTACTTTGTTTATTTCATCTATGAACATTGCTTGGTTCATAAATACGTAGATAATTGACATATATAACAAATTTTCCCTTCAAACAACTTACTCTTTACACTAATTTtggtgatatatatatatatatatataaccattATAAGGCCTTGACACCTTACCCTTGTTACTTATGATCGTCATCTCATCACGAGAATAGatcaaaaaatgatttaatttgataatattaaaTTGTCATCAATcactttgttttatctttttgaaCCTAGCTAGATCTTAGGATCTTCAATCTTATATATAGGTAAAGTTATCATCATGATAATTTGTCCTCAGCCATAATCTCAGTTTCTTCGATGATCGTTCAACCATTTCtgtaataaaattttatgtaaGTGAATTTGACAcgttattattttgatgaattaaaataagggcaactttcacatatagcaaacaaaaaattcatgtttgtatgctatagcaaactttgcataattgcgctccatagcaaacataaaactgtataatttgctatacatatacaattgtataattcgctggcctaaattgtataattctctggcctaaattgtataattcgctggcctatttcgctgcaattgtataatttgttttgcatacagttgaatcgaattaaaatgtatgtatattgcataattataagtgtatagcaagaagatatatgtttttctcgcttttttatacaaaaacagaaacacaatatatacacttctgttgtataaagctagagaaaattgtatttcactgcaattgtataattgtataattcgttggcctttttgtctgcaatatttgaagtaaaatgtttgtaaattgtataattaagtgtataacacgaagatatacatttttgcatgtgtatatacaattttctctcgctttatacaaaacaaaaacagaattatacacttctgtgtataaagcgagagaggcgagcgagaatggagagtggcgagcgagattttttggagagagacgctggcaaattttagctaatgtttgctatggagcacaattaaatcaaaccctagctattccatttaatttaggttattaatttgctattatatacaattttcccttaaaataatcaattatgaTAATTGTACTATAAAATATAGTTTACTAACGATATTATACGTTTATCGTATATGATAagattttttaaagattttttgttTGCCTTTTTAATTATCGTCTGACCATCACTATATCTAAGGTTATGAATTCAACCTTCATTAATGTAGAACATGCAATGGACATTTGTTTTCATAATTTCCAAGACACCACTCCTCcataattatgattatatatctattatctacttgtgaattatgaattaatcAGTCGATTTTCTTTATACAGCACACAATAGCATATAACACACAATTTTCTCAAATCTTTCTTTAACACATTTTTATGAGATATTTCAAATATACCCTCTGGTAATTAATCAAATCATGAATGTTCTCAAGTAaaataaagaacataaaagattgattataaatttgaagGTGTGAGTTGATACAATTAttttggagagagagagagataagaATATAACATCCACCAGGCACCAAGCACTCTGATACATTGTTTGGTTTagtgtatttaaaataatatgcattgtataaaatatttaattacaaaaGTCTTTTCATAATTGTGGTGGAAAAAatgtaaaagtatttttgaagGGTAAGTGGGTCTTTAACCATATTAATGCATGTATTAAATCTTTTGTATTTCTAATAAGTAGAAATCCGTAATACACTCCTCAATAGACAATAGACTGTATTACTAATACAAACATTAGAAATACATAGCATGAAAAAATGCACCAAACAAGcaataattaatacatataattaatgcatccattatttttgctaatatactctaccaaacgatccctaattattattattattatcaaaatgttaagttttttttcttcaactaATTAAAGTGCTAACAAATAcgcatataataataaaaataaaatattacacaAGATTCCATATTCCCTTTATTTAGAGGCTCAGCATTTGGTTGCGTGTGTCCTACTCCCTTATCAATTGCTTCTCCAGCTATACTAATATTTGCACACAAAGAGTTTGGTGGAATATAACTTTCTTTATTAtagtattaaaaatttaataaagacAGAATTATTCTCCTTATTTTTTTCCTCTAAGTTGACTAAAAGCTACTGCTACtatgaataataaatacaataattttaGGTGAAAATAAATGAACTCAAGagttatatgtataatttaaagGTTCATctttcaagaaaattattagGTGGAAGAAACGAACTTCAAGACTTCTATATAGTGTTTGCAAATTTAATCACTACTCCATCTCTCCATACAAAAGTATTTTGgatcacattttatttttcaaaatttaatgttaattgatttttcagaattagattaaaattaattatttcaaaatattattaaaaaattatttttcttcatatcaatataataaataaataaattttaaaatgtcaattaaaattttatttaactcTAGAAAAATATAACATGATAAATAGTTTGAGTTCCAATGTAATAAagtataaaacatatatataagcACTTAATTTCACATTTAGTAAGTGCATGGCAGATCAATTTTGTTTCCCATCATACACATGTTCTTTAATAATATGATCCATTTTATGATGAGAGATTgcgataaataaataaatgaaatcttTGAGAATATCATTTCCCTTATTCAAATCATAATCACAATTAGAACTCTATATCCTCAACATATCTTGGACCTTGAACTtaagtttttttctcttttaatttaacCAACCATAgtacattttcaattttttatgaagtctaagatgataaaataaattactgATAcctcaaaaaaagaagaagaagaagtgaatCCTTCAATTTTGAGCTATTTCCTCCGTCTCATATTAAATGAGCTTCTTATTAAAGTTATTTGTCTCATATTACTTGA
This window of the Solanum pennellii chromosome 2, SPENNV200 genome carries:
- the LOC107008757 gene encoding uncharacterized protein LOC107008757 isoform X2, with the protein product MKRNWVVLFLVIFLLLIEFSSASATPAAKIVGGVVANVASVMFKWAWSLKSTTKTAVSSRSMIKFESGYVVETVFDGSKMGIEPYSVEVSSTGEVLILDSENSNVYRVSTPFSRYSRPKLVAGSPEGYSGHVDGRLREARMDHPKGIAMDDQGNIYVADTMNMAVRKISDAGVVTIAGGKSARGGGHLDGPSEDAQFSNDFDVVFVGSSCSLLVIDRGNQAIREIQLNDDDCSHQYDDNNLQLGVALLCAAVFFGYMLALLQRRIGALFSSNSDDQRAPVRGMQHAPYQRNMKSVRPPMIPPEDEYDKQDENLFLSLGRLVMNTGSTVVEIFGGMFSGFRKNSYPHHVQQHYHYNHKQSSTWPMQESYVIRDEDEAPPLDTRDPTPRKTYPIMNKDPEKPRHIRQSQSHYVGWNGNAHGHGNFQQQQHQHQQQFLPQVYQHHDKHQSSSPQTYYEESCETKEIVFGAVQEQDGRRETMVIKAVDYGDPAYNNHNVRSRYNYSTRYSF
- the LOC107008757 gene encoding uncharacterized protein LOC107008757 isoform X1; this encodes MKRNWVVLFLVIFLLLIEFSSASATPAAKIVGGVVANVASVMFKWAWSLKSTTKTAAVSSRSMIKFESGYVVETVFDGSKMGIEPYSVEVSSTGEVLILDSENSNVYRVSTPFSRYSRPKLVAGSPEGYSGHVDGRLREARMDHPKGIAMDDQGNIYVADTMNMAVRKISDAGVVTIAGGKSARGGGHLDGPSEDAQFSNDFDVVFVGSSCSLLVIDRGNQAIREIQLNDDDCSHQYDDNNLQLGVALLCAAVFFGYMLALLQRRIGALFSSNSDDQRAPVRGMQHAPYQRNMKSVRPPMIPPEDEYDKQDENLFLSLGRLVMNTGSTVVEIFGGMFSGFRKNSYPHHVQQHYHYNHKQSSTWPMQESYVIRDEDEAPPLDTRDPTPRKTYPIMNKDPEKPRHIRQSQSHYVGWNGNAHGHGNFQQQQHQHQQQFLPQVYQHHDKHQSSSPQTYYEESCETKEIVFGAVQEQDGRRETMVIKAVDYGDPAYNNHNVRSRYNYSTRYSF